Genomic segment of Harmonia axyridis chromosome 6, icHarAxyr1.1, whole genome shotgun sequence:
aatcctcaagtgtatgtcgaaacaccgttacatccagaaacactgactgtttggtgcgctttatgggctggtggaatcattagtccgtacttcttcaaaaaagatgatggccagaatgttacagccaatggtgatcggtatagagccatgattactaactttttcattcctgaattgaacaaccatgaatgatgtccaggagctgtggttccaacaagacggcgcaacatgtcacacagttcgtaccacaatcgatttattgaccgccttatttcacgttttgaacctgtgaattggcctccaagatcttgtgattcaacaccgctagactactttctgtggggctatgtaaagtcattggtctatgcggataagccacaaacccttgaccatttggaagacaacattcgctgtgttattgccgatatacggccacaaatgttggaaaaaagtcatcgatGATTAGATTGGAAAAATGTAGATTGGACTACaatcgagccagccgtggctgtcatatgccagaaatcatatttaaaatgtaatgccacaagattatcttgcggataaataaaaattatgtcaatcgaataatccatcgtggttttattgcaattcaaagttctatagctctaaaaaaaacaccctttattaacaTGAAGGGCcgttcatttttcaaattcatgaaCCGTAGGAGAATTACCACAATTTCCAACAACCAAGGCAAACGAGCCTTCGAAGGAGGAACGGCCTCCCACTCATTTATTTTCGATCCATCCATCATATTATTGATTGGACTTCCATACGAATACTGAGCATTCGCAACAGCAAAATTTAAGTCATCAAAGAGATATCTCAAGAGAAATTTTTCTCACGCTGACTTTGGGGACACCTCTATTCGGAGATTTTAATAGAGGTTTCGAGATCCCTTCAGATTCGAATTGATCTCTTGTCTACACTAGTATTATcattcgatatacagggtgttctgatttgtttccgacaaactgaaatgggtgatagatcacatcatttaagcaaaaaagttcctatgaacatgggtccggaaatgcttcgtttccgagatacagggtgttaaagttgaaaaaataattcgcgttttcttaaatatctttcgactgattccaaataattgcatgaaagttggtacctacatagggttttttgaagtgagaaattcaaatttgtggtcgatttggttgtattttctagagggcgccactggcaatcatttcgtcccctttaaaccgtagcaactATTCTGTGTTagcctgtacgtcattctggactgaaaaaatcgatttccctgacttttctagttgaaaaaggtataactcatttaagttgctagaggcaaccgtttcagagaaaaacgcatttaaagccaaatccatatttttgtaatctcttaaacatgtagaaacaaatttgtaataattttaaattaaatattttttagaagtaacaatttagaacaaaacaaaataacataataatttttaaagaaggtgttcaaaatgtccaccgttctgttgattgattgttttacattcaacaattgttgcggcaatagatttgaAATGGCtctacacaatgacagatttaaagtgtgttaggttcagatgtcattaattataattatagttaactaagttaatagcttatcaacaaatacaggaaaatggtattggttaccaaaggcccgaacgaagcatacaaagaacaAATCATcaacagagaaataggattttacagaccttcgaagaaaataaaaactcagtattcgtaaagcatcccaacaacgcaatatttcaggaaacagaatattcagaacacttaaaaacaacaattacatagcataccacttctacttattagtgggcaatagaaaatccgcatgcatttcgccttagaaattttcaaaatgaatttaaatttaatatttgaaaaggaataatttcatgaaaggatttcgaagcagtcaaaacatattaaagaaaacgcgaattattttttcatttttaacaccctgtatctcggaaacgaagcatttccggacccatgttcataggaacttttttgcttaaaatgatgtgatctatcacccatttcagtttgtcggaaacaaatcagaacaccctgtatctcatcgaatacctacatattttataatctttcattgaaatttcattttccagcgctgaaattttgcatttgaaTAACACCGTGTTTTCTATTTGAATACGATTTTTATATTCAAGttcataaattacaaaaaatatcattctgagaaaaaatttcTGTGATGTCGGTGTTTGAACCACAACTATCACTCTCAATTGTGCGATATCTTCAAGGGATTTAGAATTGATATTATAAATCGATATTTCTTCATCAAACCGACTTGCGAGCACTGTATATATTGTATTAAGTCACACACGGGATAAACATACAAAACAGTGATGTACATAAACTTCGGGATAATAATTTAATAGGTGAATTTAGTCCATTTGGCAAGATAAATTTTCATTCCGATCGAATCCGTATCAACATGATAATTCAGAATGAGATGCTAATACTTGAGTGAGTGAATCCTTAGGTGCTTCAAAGGATAAAGGTATCTATAAACCGTAGTATTAAATATTAGAGAAAAACCAAAATCGTCAAGCATGATTAGAATGAAGCTACTATTTAGGAATAGATCAATCAATTATTTCAACAAGCACAAATTGTATATGTAAATGGTACGCAACATATGAATTGACAACAAATTcgttaatttggaaaaaattctaATTGTTTTGAATTGTCATTTCAGATTCTAGCACCACCACTACTTCTACAGCTATTCCTACTGGAACTACCCCAACTACGACTCCCTCACCCAATACTAAAACTGCCCCAACTTCGACTCCCTCACCCAATACTAAAACTGCCCCAACTTCGACTCCCTCACCCAATACTAAAACTGCCCCAACTTCGACTCCCTCACCCAATACTAAAACTGCCCCAACTTCGACTTCCTCACCCAATACTAAAACTGCCCCAACTTCGACTCCCTCACCCAATACTAAAACTGCCCCAACTTCGACTCCCTCACCCAATACTAAAACTGCCCCAACTTCGACTCCTTCACCCAATACTAAAACTGCCCCAACTTCGACTCCTTCACCCAATACTAAAACTGCCCCAACTTCGACTCCTTCACCCAATACTAAAACTGCCCCAACTTCGACTCTCTCAACCACTACTGAAACTGCCCCAACTTCGACTCTCTCAACCACTACTGAAACTGCCCCAACTTCGACTCTCTCAACCACTACTGAAACTGCCCCAACTTCGACTCTCTCAACCACTACTGAAACTGCCCCAACTACGACTCTCTCAACCACTACTGAAACTGCCCCAACTACGACTGTCTCAACCACTACTGAAACTGCCCCAACTACGACTCTCTCAACCACTACTGAAACTGCCCCAACTTCGACTCTCTCAACCACTACTGAAACTGCCCCAACTTCGACTCTCTCAACCACTACTGAAACTGCCCCAACTTCGACTCTCTCAACCACTACTGAAACTGCCCCAACTTCGACTCTCTCAACCACTACTGAAACTGCCCCAACTTCGACTCTCTCAACCACTACTGAAACTGCCCCAACCTCTAAACTTTTCGCATATCCAAACAGGCCATTTATGGATGAAGGAGAGTCACCaggtaaatgaataaatttttatattggaTTCGAAGACTGAACGAATGATAAAGCAGTAGAAACTGAATCAGCGTCTCTGCTAATCTTCGAAATCATCAGACCGATTTTGTTTTCAGTTGTCAAAGAATTCCATAAAAATCGAAAAGTAGTGAAATTTGAGagcttgttcattcatgttCCAATTCAACGgttattattttcagttttctcCGTAATCTTCTTCGATTCTGAcaataacatgaaattttgtacgaagctcgaaataattattcaattaagaCAAATCTCAACTCTAATAGATCTGCgacggaaatattgagtattttcttcctgaatttttgatcgaattttatattattgtgATGACCCTGTCACCATAAAATTCATCATGAagcataaaattgttatttaatattctcctgcaaaatctcaactcggtcGGATTTGTTAGaattattagataatttttcttttcttccgATGTCGCTATGACAACATTTTCAAGAATGTTTCAAATGGTTTATCTTCATACAGGTTTCTTCATAACAATTGCGCAGGACTTAAGGATGTGATAGCTCGtccaaatatatgaaaaaaaatctgtataAACTTACCCTCTAAAATGCACCATTTCCGAATATCACCGTAACCTTTTATCGTACAGGAAACAGCTTTCGTAAGCATTTTCTAATCATAATAAGCTATGAtttgtttggaatttttttaagTCTTACTTGGTTTTTTAAAAgggtatagggtgttttttccCCAACTTCTACGCTCATGGCAAAAATATGGTTTTTGAGACGCTCATTTGATCCTTCTACACAGAAAAGTAACTTCTGATCATACGCTCTAAAGTTGACCGTGTCAATCAATCaataatcaatcaatttttttgttggtattcACTGCTAACCCTTTTTTTCACGTCTAAAACTACAGTTtaacaatataaaatgaaaaacaatgcttACGAGAGCTGTTTTCTGTACTATATCAGGTTTCGAGGGTAAGTTAatagaaatttttctttcatatcTTTGGATGAGTATCACATCCTAAAGTCCTGCACATACTTATATTATGAAACACTCCACTACTTCTAGAATCAGCAGGAAATTGTTCAGTCTATTTCGAATGTCATTCCGCAGATTTGGATTCGATGAATTGATTAATATATTATCAATTACAGGTCAATGGAACAGTATTCGAGTATCGAGAGTGCGGCGTGCTCTTTCCTTCAGTaagtaattcaatgaaataattatgtattttgaaatttccGGAATTCtgggttttcgagatatttcgttTTGAAATCTGTATAGTTAAATGATCAGCATTGCAATTTTGCAACTTCAGTACAAATCATGGTTATGTTATGCGCCGGTGTTCAGGTTATACACCGGGTATCCAATGGAAAGTAGACACCATCGATTTTGCATCTCTCGGGCAAGCACAGAGTCATACATACTTCCCTGCCAGTACCGACGAAGCACCAGAGGAGGAAAAACGAAGGTGTATTCGTAGAGAGAGATAGAGAGAGAGTGCGAGCAAGGTCCAGCCTGCCATGGGTAGTGGGTACTGTGGCTATGAAGCCGCAATATTAGGAGGCTGTGAATCGTGCTCTGTAACCCTGCGTTGCACATGTTGGTCGCTTGGGACCAATCATCATGCTAGGAGCCGTGACGATGAGCGGGGCAATGAGTCACTACAGCGCTATGCAAAGTAGCAGCGTCTTTTCTATcccacgtcggggtcaccaacgAGGTCACCACTTTTGCAAGGAGTTCCCGAGCCTCACAAGGGATTGCAAAGTTTTACCCAGAGATTAATTCATCGGTTTGGCACTCAGTGATCtctgccaaatacaccttcTATCTCCATAGGGGATTATGATGACTCTAACACAGCATGGCCCCAAGAGAACAGATTGAGAGTGACGCCCATTTAGTGATTAGCGTCCTCGCAGGCTCGATGCTGCATCATTtcacatatatttttttatgacatgCCACATCAATGTGTTGCGTCGTTGGTCTGACATTTCATAGCGGAAGGACGGTGATGAAATGCGTCGTCACAGCTCCGGAGCGACGTCGCCCTTTTGCGTTTAGATGTCATGCGTCGACGCAACGTAGGTGTCCATTGGGATTATGGTCAGAGTAACATACTACTCAACATAGAAAGGGGGAGCATATGtcacatgaactatcaaatttgacatgaagcgcgccgAAATGAAAACCTATCAGTGATACGagatttcactcaattcgcgagtttctccacagaaAAAGGGAACTTttttgtcccatagtgaatcaatatttcatatttatacaaaatatatcgaaataaatacctaaatatatcagaaattcagaaaacaaactccaaGCGTACCAagcgacgtgaaacaaccgatgacactaggagagcaaaagttgccaaaccttgaatttcagaaggtagagacagaaaataataaatattctgctcattataaattcgacatttaggaaaaatatcggatggTTGCAGCACAATGGTGCTCCAGAACATAAACATAGGATGGTTCGACAATATTTGAACCAATACAATGACGAAATTTGCATTACTAACAATTATTTAGATGGAAAAACATAACCAAAAGTTATAAGCCATATTTGATATCTGTAAATTGAATTGATAGTTCCAGAAAAAGTTTTTAACCTCTGCAACAACTTATTTATTATATCTTTCTCAAGAGCTACATCAAATTATAGATGACATAATAAAAAACTTTGATTTGGATCACAGGACTAACATCTAGAACAcagaaatca
This window contains:
- the LOC123681781 gene encoding integumentary mucin C.1-like; its protein translation is MKCTLILLLVTFCVGLGNTLECFDSKENKNVECTKENSSLDDLGIKDADLSDDDFICVTGEIEDSSTTTTSTAIPTGTTPTTTPSPNTKTAPTSTPSPNTKTAPTSTPSPNTKTAPTSTPSPNTKTAPTSTSSPNTKTAPTSTPSPNTKTAPTSTPSPNTKTAPTSTPSPNTKTAPTSTPSPNTKTAPTSTPSPNTKTAPTSTLSTTTETAPTSTLSTTTETAPTSTLSTTTETAPTSTLSTTTETAPTTTLSTTTETAPTTTVSTTTETAPTTTLSTTTETAPTSTLSTTTETAPTSTLSTTTETAPTSTLSTTTETAPTSTLSTTTETAPTSTLSTTTETAPTSKLFAYPNRPFMDEGESPGQWNSIRVSRVRRALSFREILGSPLYAKKEVKQCGRKLKDGSDLCKKLEGLGMTGCQTNGTFRLSSSWTMLAVILFFAYSMF